DNA from Hwangdonia lutea:
TTTTAAGACTTGATATTGCGAAGTAAATACAGTAAATTTGATACTTAAACCTCTTTTTAGCCAATACCTATTTATGAGTATTTCCGACTTTTTAGTGTCATTAATTCCGTTTAGCCAAACCGAATTGGAGGATATTATTGCTCATTTTAAGAAAGAATCTGTTTCAAAACATCAAATTCTAGTTCGCCAAGGTCAAATATGCAATGCCTTATATTTTGTTGAAAGCGGTATGGGCAGAAGCTACTATCTTAATGAAGGCGGAAAGGAAATTACACAATGGTTTTTTGGTGTTGGTAAATTTATGACGAGTGTAGATAGTTTTTTTCAACAAAGCCCGAGTGTGTATTATTTAGAAGTTTTAGAAGATTCTATTTTATACCGTATTTCTAAAAGTGACATAGACAGACTTTTCGATACATACCCCAAAATGGAAAAAATGGGAAGATTGATTAGCATAGAAATGCTTACCAGAGTGATAAATAAACTCAATGCCATTCAATTTCAAACCGCCAGAGAGCGCTACGATTATATGCTTACCGAATTTCCAGATATTGCTTATCGTGTACCGCTGGGTCATATTGCTTCGTATTTAGGAATGACCCAAGAAACGTTAAGCAGAATTAGAAAAAACGGTTCTGGAAACTAATCAGAAATTCCAATTAAACATTTTATTTTCAATAACTTACATTATTTGATTTAAGTCAAAAGATATAACCGGTTTCATGCCTATCTTTACATTGTACATAAAAATCATTTACAATGAACAGAAACAATACTTCGATAAAATTCTTATTGATTGCCCTTTTAGTTATAGCTCCGTCTATAACTGTGGCGCAAGAATTAGACCCTGTATTAAAAGACTTAATTCACAAAGGGCTTGAAAAAAACCATAAAGTCAACACCAATCGATTGGATTCCGAACAAGCTAAAGTAGATCAGCAAATGGCAAAATCGGTATTCTTGCCCAAGATTACATTTAACGGAAGCTATGCGAGATTAAATGATGACATTACTTTTGATGATGCCACACAAACCTTATTAATCGAGACCCAAAAACTTATTATAAAGGACGCCGTTGGCATACCGTTTAACAGCCCGTTTCCAGATAATATTCCGTTGCAAGACGCACCCAATCTTCAAGATAAAAACATTTTAAAAACGTCGGTAGATTTAGACTGGGTATTGTTTAGCGGGCTCGAAGCCAGTAATGCGTTAAAAGCGAGCAAACACAAAGAGACTTCGTTAAATTTTGTTGGTATGGCAGAAAAGGATAAAGTGGCTTTGCAGATTATTGAAGCCTATGATAAACTTGCCTTAGTAAAAGCCTCAAAAAAAGTACTCACCAACACCGAAAATTATTTGAATGAACAAGCCATTTATGTTAAAAAAGCAGTTGAAAATGGTTTGGCAACTCCCATCAGTCGTAAAAAAATTGAGCTTGCCCAACAGCAATTGGAAGCAAAAAAATTGGAATTTAACCACAATAACATCTTATTAATCGAAGTGCTTCATCAACTTACTGGCGAAACCAAAGCAAACTTAAGCAGGCTCAATCCGCAGTTAGAATCATTTTCGATTGTTTCCCATTCCAATACTGAAAAACGCAACGAGGTTAAGGCTTTGGAAGAAGCCGAAAAAGCCACCCGTTATCAAGCCAAAATGGAAAAAAGCAATTTTATTCCGAAAGTAGCGGTAAAAGGACATTATGAGTTTATAGAAGACGACTTATCCCTATTAGACCCCAAGTGGTTTATTGGAGTTGGCGTACAATGGCGTGTTTTTGACGGAAATGCGTCTAGATTGAAAAGCAAAAAAACAGCATTGGAAAGCTTGAAATACCAAGAAAAAATAAACGAAGCCCAAGAAATGATTAATTTAAGCATCATTAAGGCAGAATTGACCTATGAGGCATCGCAACAAAACACATATATTGTTCAAAAAGAAATTGAACTGGCTAACGATACTTATGAAATGGTTAATAAGCAATACAAAAACAATCTAGCGTCTGTCACAGAATTGCTGGATGCCCTAAACGATGTGGAAAAAGCCAATTTTAAATTACAAGAATCCTACTTTAACGAAAGACGTGCAGTTGCAGATTTGCTACATGCCAAAGGAATACTGACTTACTAACTTATAAAAACAATACAAAATGAAAATATATAAAAATATAATTTTAGGTGCCATGGCGCTACTCGCATTACATTCCTGTAAAAACGAACAAATAACCAATAACAGAGGAAAAGTGAAGTTT
Protein-coding regions in this window:
- a CDS encoding TolC family protein, encoding MNRNNTSIKFLLIALLVIAPSITVAQELDPVLKDLIHKGLEKNHKVNTNRLDSEQAKVDQQMAKSVFLPKITFNGSYARLNDDITFDDATQTLLIETQKLIIKDAVGIPFNSPFPDNIPLQDAPNLQDKNILKTSVDLDWVLFSGLEASNALKASKHKETSLNFVGMAEKDKVALQIIEAYDKLALVKASKKVLTNTENYLNEQAIYVKKAVENGLATPISRKKIELAQQQLEAKKLEFNHNNILLIEVLHQLTGETKANLSRLNPQLESFSIVSHSNTEKRNEVKALEEAEKATRYQAKMEKSNFIPKVAVKGHYEFIEDDLSLLDPKWFIGVGVQWRVFDGNASRLKSKKTALESLKYQEKINEAQEMINLSIIKAELTYEASQQNTYIVQKEIELANDTYEMVNKQYKNNLASVTELLDALNDVEKANFKLQESYFNERRAVADLLHAKGILTY
- a CDS encoding Crp/Fnr family transcriptional regulator — its product is MSISDFLVSLIPFSQTELEDIIAHFKKESVSKHQILVRQGQICNALYFVESGMGRSYYLNEGGKEITQWFFGVGKFMTSVDSFFQQSPSVYYLEVLEDSILYRISKSDIDRLFDTYPKMEKMGRLISIEMLTRVINKLNAIQFQTARERYDYMLTEFPDIAYRVPLGHIASYLGMTQETLSRIRKNGSGN